From the Solanum pennellii chromosome 4, SPENNV200 genome, one window contains:
- the LOC107018206 gene encoding actin-related protein 3-like isoform X1, which translates to MDPSTSRPAVVIDNGTGYTKIGFAGNVEPCFILPTVVAANESFVNQPRALTKNSNWLAQHSAGVMADLDFFIGDEALTRSKSSSNYNLTYPIQHGQVDNWDSMERFWQQCIFNYLRCDPEDHYFLLTESPMTAPENREYTGEIMFETFNVPGLYIAVQPVLALAAGYTASKCEMTGVVVDIGDGATHVVPVAEGYVIGSSIKSIPVSGKDVTLFVQQLMKERGEHVPAEDSFEIARKVKEMHCYTCSDIVKEFNKHDKEPGKYIKHWRGTKPKTGAPYSCDVGYERFLGPEVFFSPEIYNSDFTSPLPEVIDKCIQSAPIDTRRALYKNIVLSGGSTMFKDFHRRLQRDLKKIVDDRILASDARLGGNVKAQPVEVNVVSNPIQRCAVWFGGSVLASTPEFFAACHTKAEYEECGASICRTNPVFKGMY; encoded by the exons ATGGACCCTTCTACCTCTCGCCCTGCTGTAGTCATTGACAATGGAACCGG GTATACAAAAATTGGTTTTGCTGGAAATGTGGAGCCATGTTTCATACTACCTACAGTTGTTGCAGCTAACGAATCATTTGTTAATCAGCCTCGAGCTTTAACTAAGAACAGCAACTGGTTAGCCCAGCACAGTGCAGGGGTTATGGCCGATCTCGATTTCTTTATTGGGGATGAGGCTTTGACCAGATCTAAATCTAGTAGCAATTACAATCTTACCTATCCTATTCAACATGGACAAGTTGATAACTGGGATTCAATGGAGCGCTTCTGGCAGCAGTGTATATTCAATTACCTGCGTTGTGACCCTGAGGATCACTATTTTCTCTTGACTGAAAGCCCTATGACTGCACCAGAGAACAGAGAATATACTGGTGAAATTATGTTTGAGACTTTCAATGTTCCGGGACTTTATATAGCTGTCCAGCCGGTTCTTGCTTTGGCAGCTGGCTACACAGCATCCAAG tGTGAGATGACTGGAGTTGTAGTGGATATTGGAGATGGTGCTACCCATGTTGTACCTGTTGCTGAGGGTTATGTTATTGGGAGCAGCATTAAGTCAATTCCTGTTTCTGGGAAAGATGTCACCCTCTTCGTTCAACAACTTATGAAG GAAAGGGGAGAACATGTTCCAGCAGAAGATTCCTTTGAAATAGCACGAAAAGTGAAGGAAATGCATTGCTACACTTGTTCTGACATTGTGAAG GAGTTCAATAAGCATGATAAAGAGCCAGGAAAGTACATCAAGCACTGGAGAGGTACAAAACCAAAGACAGGAGCACCTTATTCATGTGATGTTGGCTATGAGCGATTTCTTGGTCCTGAG GTCTTCTTCAGTCCTGAGATTTATAATAGTGATTTTACGAGCCCTTTGCCTGAGGTGATTGACAAATGTATTCAGTCTGCACCAATAGACACAAGAAGAGCTTTATATAAG AATATTGTTTTATCTGGAGGGTCAACCATGTTCAAAGATTTCCATAGAAGATTGCAGCGAGATCTCAAGAAGATAGTGGATGACCGCATTCTTGCATCAGATGCTCGGTTAGGTGGAAATGTCAAA GCACAACCAGTTGAAGTGAATGTGGTCAGCAATCCTATCCAGAGATGTGCAGTTTGGTTTGGAGGTTCTGTACTGGCTTCAACTCCTGAATTTTTTGCG gCTTGCCATACGAAGGCAGAATACGAGGAATGTGGAGCTAGCATATGCCGGACAAATCCCGTATTTAAGGGAATGTATTGA
- the LOC107018206 gene encoding actin-related protein 3-like isoform X2: MDPSTSRPAVVIDNGTGYTKIGFAGNVEPCFILPTVVAANESFVNQPRALTKNSNWLAQHSAGVMADLDFFIGDEALTRSKSSSNYNLTYPIQHGQVDNWDSMERFWQQCIFNYLRCDPEDHYFLLTESPMTAPENREYTGEIMFETFNVPGLYIAVQPVLALAAGYTASKCEMTGVVVDIGDGATHVVPVAEGYVIGSSIKSIPVSGKDVTLFVQQLMKERGEHVPAEDSFEIARKVKEMHCYTCSDIVKEFNKHDKEPGKYIKHWRGTKPKTGAPYSCDVGYERFLGPEVFFSPEIYNSDFTSPLPEVIDKCIQSAPIDTRRALYKNIVLSGGSTMFKDFHRRLQRDLKKIVDDRILASDARLGGNVKDD; this comes from the exons ATGGACCCTTCTACCTCTCGCCCTGCTGTAGTCATTGACAATGGAACCGG GTATACAAAAATTGGTTTTGCTGGAAATGTGGAGCCATGTTTCATACTACCTACAGTTGTTGCAGCTAACGAATCATTTGTTAATCAGCCTCGAGCTTTAACTAAGAACAGCAACTGGTTAGCCCAGCACAGTGCAGGGGTTATGGCCGATCTCGATTTCTTTATTGGGGATGAGGCTTTGACCAGATCTAAATCTAGTAGCAATTACAATCTTACCTATCCTATTCAACATGGACAAGTTGATAACTGGGATTCAATGGAGCGCTTCTGGCAGCAGTGTATATTCAATTACCTGCGTTGTGACCCTGAGGATCACTATTTTCTCTTGACTGAAAGCCCTATGACTGCACCAGAGAACAGAGAATATACTGGTGAAATTATGTTTGAGACTTTCAATGTTCCGGGACTTTATATAGCTGTCCAGCCGGTTCTTGCTTTGGCAGCTGGCTACACAGCATCCAAG tGTGAGATGACTGGAGTTGTAGTGGATATTGGAGATGGTGCTACCCATGTTGTACCTGTTGCTGAGGGTTATGTTATTGGGAGCAGCATTAAGTCAATTCCTGTTTCTGGGAAAGATGTCACCCTCTTCGTTCAACAACTTATGAAG GAAAGGGGAGAACATGTTCCAGCAGAAGATTCCTTTGAAATAGCACGAAAAGTGAAGGAAATGCATTGCTACACTTGTTCTGACATTGTGAAG GAGTTCAATAAGCATGATAAAGAGCCAGGAAAGTACATCAAGCACTGGAGAGGTACAAAACCAAAGACAGGAGCACCTTATTCATGTGATGTTGGCTATGAGCGATTTCTTGGTCCTGAG GTCTTCTTCAGTCCTGAGATTTATAATAGTGATTTTACGAGCCCTTTGCCTGAGGTGATTGACAAATGTATTCAGTCTGCACCAATAGACACAAGAAGAGCTTTATATAAG AATATTGTTTTATCTGGAGGGTCAACCATGTTCAAAGATTTCCATAGAAGATTGCAGCGAGATCTCAAGAAGATAGTGGATGACCGCATTCTTGCATCAGATGCTCGGTTAGGTGGAAATGTCAAA GATGATTGA